A section of the Serratia liquefaciens ATCC 27592 genome encodes:
- a CDS encoding AraC family transcriptional regulator produces the protein MQGVPQQFPFEKDSAQFRHLPQVSGVELYHAHIERYVFEPHTHNAFAIGTVDFGAERFRYRGAQHLAAPGSLVLMNPDELHTGEAETAGGWNYRMLYLEPDTLELLSGEQGFWFTEAVREDPLAAQRLSATLAALWQAKDPLTIDDLLMQVIAIFRPHIQAARPLKAEAAHRFDIVKSYLHDNFASVITLEQLAALVSLSPYHFLRKFKAQYHVSPQQMLMAIRLSQAKLMLGRGMPAAQVAAAAGLTDQAHLTRAFANRYGVTPVRYQKQVTNR, from the coding sequence GTGCAGGGTGTTCCACAACAGTTTCCCTTTGAAAAAGACAGCGCGCAGTTTCGGCATTTGCCGCAGGTGTCGGGCGTTGAGCTTTATCACGCCCATATAGAGCGCTATGTTTTTGAGCCGCACACGCACAATGCATTCGCCATTGGCACCGTCGATTTTGGCGCTGAACGTTTCCGCTACCGTGGCGCGCAACATTTGGCGGCGCCGGGTTCGTTGGTATTGATGAACCCGGACGAGTTGCACACCGGCGAGGCGGAAACCGCCGGCGGCTGGAATTACCGGATGCTGTATCTGGAGCCGGACACGCTGGAATTGCTGTCGGGTGAGCAGGGGTTCTGGTTTACCGAAGCGGTACGCGAGGATCCATTGGCGGCGCAGCGATTGTCCGCCACCCTGGCCGCGCTGTGGCAAGCCAAAGATCCCTTGACCATCGACGACTTGCTGATGCAGGTCATTGCCATTTTCCGCCCACACATTCAGGCGGCACGTCCGTTGAAGGCAGAGGCGGCGCACCGTTTTGATATCGTCAAAAGCTACCTGCACGATAACTTTGCCTCTGTCATTACGCTGGAGCAGTTAGCGGCGCTGGTTTCGCTCAGCCCATATCATTTCCTGCGTAAATTCAAAGCCCAATATCACGTATCCCCCCAACAGATGCTGATGGCGATCCGTCTGTCACAGGCCAAACTGATGCTGGGGCGCGGTATGCCCGCGGCCCAGGTGGCGGCAGCGGCGGGGTTGACCGATCAGGCGCATTTGACGCGCGCCTTTGCCAATCGTTACGGTGTCACGCCAGTGCGCTACCAGAAACAGGTCACCAACCGCTAA
- a CDS encoding DMT family transporter, with the protein MFVGVLFALSAGLMWGLIFVGPVLIPEYPAALQSTGRYLAFGLIALPLAWFDRHRLKKLHRHDWLEALKLTAIGNLLYYLCLASAIQRTGAPVSTMIIGTLPVVISVTANLFYSQHDGRLSWRKLTPALVLIACGLALVNVAELQGNTAPVDVWRYTSGLGLAVLAVACWTWFPLRNARWLRENPGQRSATWATAQGLVTLPLALIGYVVVCGQLAFTQPEFALPFGPRPEVFVPLMIAIGMLCSWIGALCWNEASQRLPTVLVGPLIVFEILAGLAYTFMLRQAWPPLLTLGGIACLIVGVVSAMRIKPQPVVVSIGAKE; encoded by the coding sequence ATGTTTGTCGGCGTGTTATTTGCCTTGTCTGCCGGGCTGATGTGGGGGCTGATTTTTGTCGGCCCGGTGTTAATCCCTGAATACCCGGCGGCGTTGCAGTCGACCGGGCGTTATCTGGCCTTTGGGCTGATTGCCTTGCCGTTGGCGTGGTTTGATCGTCATCGTTTGAAAAAGTTACATCGTCACGATTGGCTGGAGGCGTTAAAGCTAACGGCGATTGGCAACCTGCTGTATTACCTGTGCCTGGCGAGTGCCATTCAACGTACTGGCGCGCCGGTTTCTACCATGATTATCGGTACGCTGCCGGTGGTCATTTCGGTGACCGCCAACCTGTTTTACAGCCAGCACGATGGCCGACTTTCCTGGCGTAAACTGACACCGGCGCTGGTGCTGATTGCCTGCGGTCTGGCATTGGTCAACGTTGCCGAACTGCAGGGCAATACGGCCCCGGTTGACGTCTGGCGTTATACCAGCGGCTTGGGTCTGGCGGTGTTGGCGGTGGCGTGCTGGACCTGGTTCCCATTGCGTAATGCCCGCTGGCTGCGGGAGAACCCGGGGCAAAGGTCCGCGACCTGGGCAACGGCTCAGGGGCTGGTGACGCTGCCGCTGGCACTGATCGGTTACGTGGTGGTTTGCGGTCAATTGGCTTTTACCCAGCCGGAGTTTGCATTGCCTTTCGGACCCAGGCCTGAAGTATTTGTCCCGTTGATGATTGCCATTGGCATGTTGTGTTCGTGGATTGGCGCATTGTGCTGGAATGAGGCGAGTCAGCGCCTGCCGACGGTGTTGGTCGGGCCGCTGATCGTCTTCGAAATTCTGGCGGGGTTGGCTTACACCTTTATGCTGCGCCAGGCCTGGCCACCGCTGCTGACGTTGGGCGGTATTGCCTGCCTGATCGTGGGAGTGGTGTCTGCGATGCGGATTAAGCCACAGCCGGTGGTGGTCAGTATTGGGGCCAAGGAGTAA